CTCCATCACGCAAAGCAAGAGCTAAAGAGATGGGCAGCTGAATGCCAAGAGGCATGGACAAGGCACGGCTGTCCACCAAGGGGAATTGTGGGAAAGTGCGTTCAAGCCAGTCCTCCCTACTCCTTCCTTGGATAGTTACCACGAGTGGCCCCTGAGGAAGGCATGGCTTCCAAGACCTTCCCAtgctttttctttctttcatTCTCTCTAGGGCGTCCTTCTCGCACGCTGCTGCCACGAGGCCGTTCCATTCTGCTCGGCGATCTGGTCTAATTCTATTCCTCTTTCCGCATCGTCCTCACCActtcccctttcccacaTTTACAGTTGATCGAATATACAATCTCACGACTCCCACTTTTCAATCCCGACTTCTTGGTCTGTATCGCTATCAACTACCTCTCCCCTTTTCACCCTCTATACATACCTACTTCCCAATACCTTATGCGACGATTGAGTAATACCAGTCACCCCCACCTACCAAGGCATTCGATTGCGCTATCACTGCCGTGTCCGAATCAATCCACTCACGGCATCGGTGCTTGATCAACAGGCGATTTATTCTCGCTACTTGAACAGAACAATGCGTCTTCTCCATCGACgtcagaacaagaagaaatatctgcctcctcttcctggCCCCGAAGACAACCAAGACACGCTCGCTTTATCAACACCACTGCTGCCTATTCGCAATTTTTCCTACCCTGCCGCAGCGCTCCAAACCCCACCAAACACCTTCCTACAACCCGTTTCTCAATCAGCCAGCCGCCCTCCTGTGGACGACGCTTTTCAAAACCCCCACACGAAGGCGCGACCTTCCAGACCAGGTGGAGGCATCGAAACCTCCTTTTCCTGGGCCTCCTCTTATATTCCCTTGCGAGGGGAAGAACTTCTCGTTTTCGCAAATCTCGAGCCATCAACTTCAATCAGTGGACCAGAGGCGTTTGCCTACGGTTAGGGACCGGTTcctgagaagaaggaaaagaaacggAAAAGCCTTCTCGGGTTTCCAACACCGCAACGAGACAGGAAAGCCCATCAAGTCAGACAGACTTCCGACAACGCGAGAGATACGAGTCAAAACCAGCACCCCGGTGAAGGATCACTGTCCCGGGCTTCTAGAACATCGTCTAGGACTGCGAACAGTGTTCCATTCAAGAACGCATTTCCCAGAAAGCGCCTTCCGTTCCGGCACAAATTCGCTACACCTGCCGATCTGTCGCCCGCCTATCCACACTCGCCTAGCTCACCACGACCGGCATCCAGCTCAGGTGTGGCAGCTGTCGACACGAGAACACCTCTGCACAAAATTGGTCTGGCTGTAGACGAAGAGGACAATCATCCGGGCACGCTGCTTgagcttgacgacgacgacgacgacaacgaagaCGAAATGGGTCTCAGACGCAGAATCTCGGAGATGGACTTGAGAATGTCCCCTCCGAGACGTATGTTGTCAGACCAGTCGCAGCAATCTGACTTCAGCACCTCAGCTGCCAGTATCAGTGGAAACACAGTGAAATCGAAACCagaggagaagcagaaggctAAGGATGGGAAAACCCGCTGGATGAACCAACTGAAGGACTGGTTCAGTGTCGGCGAGCCATCCTCTCAAGACTGGAAACAGTTGAAAAAACAGGAGTTCCACAGACATGGGGTTGCCATGAATGACCCCAACGCAAGCGCAAAGCTGCACGCCCCCATAGGGGCAATtcccgaggaggccatcaagccATCTAGTGGCCCTGACCCCGAGACTCTTGCCAAGAAGCGAGCTGCGAATCGCAAGAAGCTTCCCCGAGCGTACAGCGGGTGCGAGAGAACCTCGGGGTCTATCTCTTCTGAGTCGTCCACAAACAGCAAGGAGGTTAACCCAATTGCGCCGTGGGCGTAGGCGCCTGTGGGACCGTGTCTTttcaggggggggggggttactCGGGTCTTTTCTGAGGCGGAGACAGTGCCAGTCAGTGTGGGGGATGTGATGAATCAAAACGAAGccatgaagatgatgatgatttgCTTGTATCGGTTATGCAGTATACCCGCTTCTGGACGCCAGGGCTGCCAGCCCGTAGCAGAAGCCACGTTGGAATTTCGGATCTTGCTTGAGAAGTGCCACAAAACAGAAATGGATGGTTAAAAGATCTGCCCTGAGCGAGTACTAGAGCATTATAGTCTGATGAAAGCTGAAAATTTCTACATAATCGTGGCCGAAAGTGACATCCCATACATGTGCCATCATGTGCCAAAGCGCGGCTTGATGTTGGTTCAGAGTAAACAAGCATGACGTCTGTGGAGATTGCAGACCCATGGACGGTAGATCTGGAACCGACAAGCAAACAAGAACGTCGATGACGGGCAGATCCCCGTTTTGTAAACCCGGACTTCTATGGGCCCGAAATTTTGGGGCCATAACTGTTCTCGGCGTTTTCATTCCAGAGTCACCGAGGTCAACGGCTCTTCACGATGTGATGATATACTGTAGCCGCGCTTGTTGGGAATTCATCTTATTGAGCAGAAGACCTTGGTCGGAGTGGAGAGACATCGTGATTTACCATCAGATCGTGATCAGGCTAAAATGGCGGGACGCAGAAGCCAAGCGCAATACCAGTCTTGTCGAGGTACGTACGCCACAGATGTCtagcgagtgagtgagtgagtgagtgaatggTGAGTTGTTTGATTCCAGCCAAGGACCCAGGCTCTCCAGCTGAAATCCTATCAGCGGAGAATGGCTGTACCCTAATCGATTGTCCAATCCAGTGCAGTATTCTGACGACGAGCTTTTCGCGCTAGAAGCAGGTTGATGATCGTGCGTGCTTAATCCCTGATTTTGCTGCAGAATCCAGACGCGCTTGTTCAGCTGCTCCCACAGTTGCCACGGTCATCTCGGAGGTCGTGCTGTGCTTGTTTTCCCCTCCACGCGCTATCCGGAGCTTAACTCCGGACTAGTGGATATCGTAATCGGCGGGTAGCCCCCCAACCCACTGGCCCAATCGGCGATCTCTGGTGCCAGCGCCACGGGGCCCGTATTTCCGCTTTCGGTGATAGCACGGGTGCCAGTCCGCTTCAAATGACGTACATGACCACACATAGGTGCAGGAAGCTCTGGCCTCTCGTTCTGTCTGTGATGGTGCGGTTTGAGTGCTTTGTGCACCCCTGCCGTCATTGAGACGTCTGTCAAGTGGGCTGTAACTCCGACGTAGGTCCTTAGGTAGTGTTAACTGTTTTCGCCTTGAGTTCTTGAGTTGTTTGTCTGCTTTCTTCATCCTCTGTTTCTATACAACTCTCCTATTGGCATTTCCGTCAAGGTAGCATTCTTTTCATATACCCCTCACAACTTACAGTCGCGCCCGCTTCCAAGGTGCACTCGGAATATAGACCAAGCCCACGACGACACCGATCGTTGTTCTCAAAGCAATATGTCCTCACTGTGGGGCACGAGAAACAAGaaggacgatgacgatgctcCGGAGGGACCTCCCGAGGAACGGGGGTCAAACGAGTATCCGGCGCGGGGACCCGACGAACACACCCGCCTGCTTCCGAACCGACTCGACAGCGACAACAGGCAGTACCTGACGCCTGACGATCCAGCAGTGTCACCGTACAATCTCTGGACGGTGCGGGTGATGCGATGGGCGACGGTGCTTTTCACAGCCCTTACTTTTACGTGGTGGACTCTCACTTTGGTTTCCGTTTTTGTCACGCCGCCTGGCATGCACACTCGCGGCTCGGGCTTCCAAGCCTTCAGCTATTCGAGTCTGGCACTCTTTACCCTATTGTtcaccctcgtcttcttcggtgTACCGTCTAAGGCTGTCCGCATTTTGTCTATCTTCATGGCCTTCATGCTCTTTGTCGATATGGttctcatcctcgccgtgcAGAAGAATCGCTACGAAGAGACGGGCGTCGGGGTTGCTAGTGTCGTTTGTAAGTTACACTCCACAACCAAGATGAATTCATTAATGAGAAATCGACCCTAGGGGCTTTCCTCATGAGCTTGTGGGCACTGGCTTGCGACCGAACCGTGAAATGGGGCaaggcagaagaagaggagcgCTTGACCGGCCGAGTCGAGACGAGACGTACGGTCTGGGAATGGACCGAGGTGCTCATCTCCACCGTGGCCTATGTGATCCTCTCCGTGGTCATCGTTTTGATCACGGCCACTCTCATTCTCCGATCTCTGGATGCTGGGTTTGGCCCGCCGGGTGAGCAGTACTGGGTGGACGGAGACCAGTACCGGATCCATGTTTACTGCGACGGTAATGGCACCGATGCCGCAGGCACCAAGCTACCTACTGTTTTGtttgagggcggcgacctgcCAGTTGAGAACGGACTCTGGCAGTTGGCGCAAAATGCTTTGAAGAATGGATCGATTTCGAGGTACTGCTTTGCCGACCGCCCAGGGTACGGATGGAGCGACACTGCGCCTAGtccgctctcggccggcATGGCAACTGATGCGTTGAGCGAGGCTCTCGCACGAGCCGGCGAACACGGTCCTTGGGTCCTGGCGAGCGCCGGCATTGGCTCCGTCTACTCCCAGATCTTCTCCTCTCGACATGGCAGAGAGGTTAACGGTCTCCTCCTCATTGATCCTCTTCACGAAGACCTCCTACATCGTATCTCGGACTCAGGCAGAGGGTTTATGTACTGGCTGCGCGGCGTTCTTTCCCCTCTCGGGCTTGAACATCTGCCAGGCGCCGTTTTCAAAGGGCGAACGAGCGCGGATCGTGTCTGGGGCCGATCTGCCAGACAGGGCGGAAAGTATCTTTTCACAAAGTTGCAGGAAAGTCTTGTGGCCGATACTCTCACCAAGCGAGAGGTGATCAGTAGCAAGGCGATTCAATACCCAGATGCGCCTCTGGTCTTGATTAGCTCTGGCGAAAACATCCGGAAGGATAGCGAATGGGAGGACAAGCAGAGAGATCTCAGTCATTTGACGAGGAACTTGAAGCATTGGGATATTGTCGACAAGGCGCCTCATAATGTGTGGGAGACACTGGAAGGACGCCAGAAGATCGAAAAGAGGCTTCGCCAGATGGTCCATGCATGAAGAGCAAGTAGCCATTGCTAACTTCATTGTATTTCACACCCGATTATCTATTTTCCTattgtcttcttcctcttcattCTTGTGTCCCTCATGTCGATTGGTTGGTTGCATACGGATGATAGGTGGATTTTCTTGGGTCAGTTTGATCGCAGCGTGTTTGATGGGTAATTAGGAAAGGAAATGATGAGAGCGATATGACTTTAAGAAACTTTTGACCTGCGGGGGGATGACGAAGATTGTCTGGGGCAATACTATGAAAATGCATGGCGAACTGACTCGCAGCTCAAGCCGTGTGCCGTGGCCACGCAGAGAGGCACGTTAGTGATTTGATGGGTGGCTTGGATAAGTGTGAGAACGTCTGTCGCCTGAAGAGCGCCACGTCGTCGTTACGAGCGATTCGTCTCCCAGCAACAACTCGACCTAAGAGAAGGGGGAACAATCATGCAGGCGGAGAGAAAAATCATTTCACAGGCAAAGAGTGGCCAGTCAGCCGTTAGAAGTCGGTCTATCTTGATTTGGAGGCTGTTTGTTGAAGAACTTGATACTTTCACTAGCAGCTTGGCTTTGACGGGATCCTGCATGCGGGGTTTGCTTTGCTTGTTTGTTGCAAAAGCTTCCTTCGGGGGCAGGGAACAGCTTCTGGTGAAAATTCGGCTGTTGCTCACGCGACATGCTGCTCTGCGCATGCTTGCTGCTGATATGGCGGCTGATCTCGCAAACCCAACGTAAGGGCTTGATGGGACACGGGACAAGTAAgccgccaagaaggacggctgctgctgaggtTCGAATGCCCGATGAAAACTCGTCCCATGTATGAAACCCAAGGGCTGCACATCATCATGTTGGTGGCGTCTGAACTTTGAACCTTAGATTGTCTGATGTGTACGTACATGGAGTACATTGCTTCATCCGCAACGTGGGGCTAAGGTGCGACGAAATGGAATTTCGTATGATTCTCACTGATTGATATACGACGGAAACAGAAGAGACATTGGGTCGTTTCTTGTGGTTCTGCCAGCCCGTATTAGAGGCAGTAGTGCAGCCGCAAAAAGAATACGAGTGTATGCCATGCAAGAAACGTGAACACGAAGAGAAAACTAGGTCGGATCTACTTCAGACCCAGGAACAATTTAGCTCCTCTTTGGCTGTCGCAGCGAGGGCACAGCGGAGCGAGTTTCCACACAAAGATACCTTAATGACCTGGAATATTTTGGAGAGTGGGCAAGTACGAGTTCGTGTCGTGAACCGGTCCAAAAGCCCCCCCCGGACCCCCAGGTGCTCCCTCTTATTTTAAAACACGGCCCAATGACGGCAACGCCTTCCCTTTTGGTCCCTGTCTGCTATGTACCTTCATTCCGAGAGCCAGTTTACGCCGAGCGAGAAGACCCCGAAAACTGAGACGCTCTCCAAGAATCCGACTCAAGGTCGAGCAAAGCCCCCAACGGGTCCTCTAAACCTGGTGCACCCCTGGACCTAGAGGATAGGACCCCAAAAATAGTGTGGACATCGTGCCTTGGGCCGGCGCCTAGGGAAGGTAAGCTAGGGACAAGGTCCCTAATAACCGTTCCGTTCTTTGGGGTTGGGAtgccatcctcccccccccccccggacgCTCAACCCGGAATGGCCGCCCTACAGCCCGGAAAGGAGGTGGTGTCAAGCCTTGAAACCATGCTCGTACCATGCTGAGCCTTGTAGTGGCCGTGCCAATGATGGCCTTCAAATGGCAGAATGGCAGACGCCTTGAATCCATTCATGTCCAAGTTTACTGACGAACACATTGTCACTCGGTTCAACACACCCGCTATGGTTTGATAAGACCCACGTCGGTTGGCATCTGACTTTCTGTTCTCTATCGCAATCAGtggagaaagagaagatACAGGatccgtactctgtacaaCACAACGACTCGACTTCAGCGACGCACCTATTGGGATGACGACGAACGGGGGTACTTGCCCCGGGCTGCAGCACCCGCTGCACCTGCCTCGTCCGTGGTGCCATACTGCTGAAGCGGGGACGGTAAAGGGGGTCTGTCGCAGTGTCAGCGGTGCCTGACCAGTGATAGGGCGAACGCCAATCTTCAAGGGTCCACGCACGACAGGAGTAAAGTAAGACTCGCTGTTTGTATTCCATACCTACCTCGTCCAAGCCAAATCTCACCTATCCGCACTTTGCCAACCCACTCTCAACCCACTCTCaaccccctccaccccttcCATtgcctgctgctggccaCGCAGTTGCTGCAGTTGCTGCTGCGCtgttgatgctgttgctCTTGCTACTGCGCGTGTTTGGTGGCTCAAtacctcggcggcgtggtaCATGTACCGTCCCTTGCCAggtcgtctcgtctcgtaCCTGAGCAGCTCCGCACCTGCACTACGGCAGGTAGTATTGCTGCatacctacctgcctgcgATCTCTCCGAAACTGAAACCCCTTGCTTCTCTCGAACAACCCAACGTCGAATCTCACCCCATTCGGGCTGAAGCCACCAACCGCCATTCAGTCACGGTCACAGCCCGCCATTTGTCGACGGCAGGAACCACCAGCTGTAGGGCAACCATCCCGAGTCGCCCTGTCTGGCCCAATTTAGATTGCCAGGCAACTTCGTATCGTCACGACTGCCTCTTACCTTATCCTAGGTATCTACTTCTATCTCGACCCTCGGGCCGAACGTCGACCATTTGCCTCGCCTTAGCCAGGTTATCCATTCCATACaatccaccaccacctgcCTCACTCACGCAGGCTGTTCTTTACTCGACCTGGCAATCTTCGACTgccaaagaaaaagaaaaggaagaaacaTATCACACCTTCCACGTGCGAGTACAGACCCCAGGGTATCTTCATCGGATGCCCGCGATTCCTCGAGGTAATTCGCTTGCCTTCCTCACAGCAGAGACACATAcatccaacccccccccccctcccttggGAAAGCAGCGACTAGTTCTGCCCAACTTTGCTGACGTTAacttttttgttgttgtccaGTATTCCTACCACCATCTCTATGAGTTCGCGATTGCCgtccgacgacaacggcctcTAATCATGGAGAACGAACCGCCTTCCGCTACCACTTCGAAGCGGGGTCGTCTAATGGGCAAGCTCTTCGccttgaaggagaaggatcGCAAGCCAACGGCCGAAGAAACGGGAAGCAGCATCAACGACTTCCTCAATGGTCCCTCCGATACTCTACAGGTCGCTCACGCGGCGCCCGCCTCTGCCCTTCCGACTCTATCGAAGCTCGACACGACATCCGCCACCCGATACCCTCAAGCACTGTCCGTCGCTAGCCACTCTCAGCAGAGCCTGACCCTGCCGTACCATCCCGCGCGCAGCCCTGGACATAGTCCTGGCATCCCACCTCGGAGCCCACGGCGCAACAACAGGAAGGGACTGACTGTCCGCTTTGTGGATACCTACCCTGAGATCATTGGCGAAGGTGGCGACGAGTCGGAAATCCCCTCCATCGAGGTGTCGAGACGCAAGAAGCAGCGcccccctccgtctcccaaTCGCAGACCCATCGCTGCTGTCCACGATTCTCCGCCCAGTGCGCCCAGTGCGCCCTCTGCGCCTAAGGATGACTCCGACTTCATGCCCGGCCGTTTGCGACGGACTCAAACAGGTTACTCCTCCGTTGGCAACGAACCTGTTGAGCCCAAAGAGCCGCCTCCCGCCTATAGGGAGGTCGCACCGGGTAATGCTGTCTCAGCGCCTTACCTGGACACTCCTACCAACGTCAAGGATGAGAATCGCAAGTCTTTCATAGAGCATCAACAGGCCGAGATGCGACAGGCCGAGGGCAGGGCGTTTGCGGAGGCTGCACGCTCTGCCAGCCAACCCTCGCACCCCGAGCGCGAGCAGTACGGGGGCCAAGCATCTCTTATACCTCAGATAAACGAATCTCCAACGAGATCTCCAGTACCGCCCGTCAAGGtccccttgccgccgagatcCCCAGAAGACCACAGAAAGCCCCCCGACCAGAGCCCGTCCTCTGTCTACTCAAGCAGCACTGATCTCAGTCAGCCAGGCAACGTCAACTTCTCCCGACAGCCTTCCCTTAGCTCCCAGTACAACATGGCCCCCCCTTCTGCTGCGCTCTCCTCCAGACAAGCTTCTTTCAACTTGCATGATGCTGTCTTGGCTGTGGGAGAAGACGCCCTTAACACATTTGTTACACGCACTCGACACCTCAATGAGCTCTTCAGACTGCATGCCGAGACGATCAAGCCCCTTTCAGCCTGCTCACAGAGTGAACTGGCCCGTGCTGCCCTGTGGTGGTTTTTGAAAGGCCGTATGGCTCTGGAGATTGCAGTGCGGGCGCGACCCAGCAGCCCCCAGGGCCAGATGCAGAATGACATGGACCGCCAACAGGCCTACGCAAACCTTGCCAAGGGATACTGGCTTTCCGAAGAGGCCATCCCTGAGCTTTTGGAAAACAAGCAACTTGCCCCAGCCGCAGGCATCAATGAGATCCGGTCAACGCTCGTGACGACACTTAAGAAGTTGGCTGTCTCGATGAAGAGAAACGGCTCGCTTCCACCCGAGGAGGCGTTCCTGCCCCAGACCATCGACAAGTCTATCTGGGTTGAGTACCCAAGGCTCAGTGTTGACATGATCGCGCTTCTTACCGCCGACTCTTCTGCGGCCATGACTGGCGTGGTCCGTACCCCTTCGCCCTTGGAGATCTTGGAAACCCTGCCGCTTGGCGATACGGGTGAAAACTTTACCTTCGGCAGAATCACCACCGACGTGTTTCTCATGGAGCAAGGCATGGATTCTCAGAGGTTCTACTTCCCCTGCCTGTTGACTATGGTCCGACCGCAGAAGCAGCCAAACCTTGTCTTTGTCATCGCCAGCCAACACGGAGAAGTGAACCTCCGAATCCAGGGCAACAAGGCCGCTGGCCCGACATGGGACGACGTTCGTTGGCGCAACGAGACGTGCTCACTCGAGGTCAAGCTGCCTCGAGGCTTTATGATTGTGGCGCAGTGCTCGCAGCAGGATTACAGAATGCTCTGGAGCATGTACGACTTCGGTGCTAAGGTCCAGTCAACGCTTTTCCCTAGAGCAGAGGAGCATTGCGTCTTCCGCTCCACGCTGCGATCATTTCAATACTTCGACTCAGACCCTCAAGCCCGGGCGTTTCCAAAGGAGCCCGTGCAAGGTTGCGACGTGGCGCTTTTCGAAAGGATTCACAAGGAGcatgctgccgccggcccTCGCGCATACCATCGCGGGTTCAGAATTGCCGTTGTGAGTAGTCCTCTCACGAGAACACTCAGCGGCATCAACCACAGCTACACGCCACAAATGCCAATTCCCTTTGGATTCCTAAGATCGGACGGAGGCGAGCCCGCCTTGTTGCTCAAGTACGACAACGGCCGCCAGAAGGTGACCATGGCACTCTCGTTCGGCGATGAGAGGGAGCGGTCCCAGTTCCACAACATACTCGCGGGCACTTCTGTGCAAAAGGACGAGACCATCTACGCAGATGTCCCCCTGCTCGGTTTCTCCATTTCAACGGGCCTCCAGGATGGCAAGTATCTACCAGGTGTCAGCCAGGTTCCCTGGACTTCCCTTCGAGTTATCAACGAAGATGCGGACGAAGACTATCCGCGCACGGTGTTGTCGGACAGGCTGAGAGTTGTTGTTGAATCCAAGCAAGGCTCATTAACTGATCGCGTGAACCTCC
The DNA window shown above is from Colletotrichum destructivum chromosome 2, complete sequence and carries:
- a CDS encoding Putative alpha/Beta hydrolase is translated as MSSLWGTRNKKDDDDAPEGPPEERGSNEYPARGPDEHTRLLPNRLDSDNRQYLTPDDPAVSPYNLWTVRVMRWATVLFTALTFTWWTLTLVSVFVTPPGMHTRGSGFQAFSYSSLALFTLLFTLVFFGVPSKAVRILSIFMAFMLFVDMVLILAVQKNRYEETGVGVASVVWAFLMSLWALACDRTVKWGKAEEEERLTGRVETRRTVWEWTEVLISTVAYVILSVVIVLITATLILRSLDAGFGPPGEQYWVDGDQYRIHVYCDGNGTDAAGTKLPTVLFEGGDLPVENGLWQLAQNALKNGSISRYCFADRPGYGWSDTAPSPLSAGMATDALSEALARAGEHGPWVLASAGIGSVYSQIFSSRHGREVNGLLLIDPLHEDLLHRISDSGRGFMYWLRGVLSPLGLEHLPGAVFKGRTSADRVWGRSARQGGKYLFTKLQESLVADTLTKREVISSKAIQYPDAPLVLISSGENIRKDSEWEDKQRDLSHLTRNLKHWDIVDKAPHNVWETLEGRQKIEKRLRQMVHA